In the Bacillus horti genome, TAAACACGCGAATATTCTTGTTCGCGACCTATATCTGGAATACCCCACTTGGCAGATCGATGTGGAAAAAGAACAGCGGATGCTGCTATAGTATGATCGGATTGTGTTCCAGTTTCCCTTTTATTGGTACAGCTGTCCGCCACTGCTTAAGAAGTGGTTTGACAATGTGCTGACCTTCGGCTGGGCTTATGGTCCAAGAGGAGATAAACTTCTTGGCAAAGAGTTCATGATCGCTACGACCACTGGAGGAACGGAAGCAAGTTACAGGTCTGGCGGTGAAAACACGTATACAATCAGTGAATTCCTGCGACCTATTGAAAGAACGCTGATGAGATGCAACGGTACTTTTCTTCCGGTATTCGTTGCGTACAGCGTAATGCAAGCTAAGGATGCTGATTTGGCACATATAGCAGAGAAGTATTCGAAATTTATAAGGGGTTCCAGGGAAGTACTCATCCATTAATGCCCAAATAAAGGGACAGCCTCGTAGAGTTTTGAATCTCTGCAAGACTGTTTCTATCGTGTTTACGGTTTTTGGATTGAATTAACTAAACTTCTTAATATATTGACGTATACATATCAAATAAAGAAATAACGACGAATGTATGCAAGTAATTACTTGCATACATTCGTCGTTATTAGTAAAATATCAGTAAATAGTAAATGATTATAGGAGGCTTACATTTGAAACTAGTTACCTTTTCTCTAAATAATTCAAAGATGGAGCAGTTTGGTATCGTTATTGATGACTATGTTATTTCATTTGAAAGACTCAGGTATCACTCAAACCTCTTCACTCCATTATTAAATAATATTAACAGCTATTTACAGGGCTTGCCCGAAAGTGAGCAGGATGCACGTAAACTTCATGCTCATGCCCAAGAGATGATTTCTGAAAACAATATAGAATCATTTCTCAAGTTAGAGCAAGTCCAACTGCTTTCGCCTATACCTAATCCGCCAGCAGTTCTTGATTTTGGTTTATCTCCAAAGCATTTACTAAATTCAGGATATACACTTATCGAGCATGAATTTAAAGGGATATTAAAACCTATATTGCGGAAGGTTCTCGATAAAGCTTTGCGAAAGACTATTCAAAAATCTAGTATGCCTTATTATAAATGCAACCATTTGTCAATAAATGGTCCATTTGATACATTAGTTTGGCCATCTTATACCTCTTATTTGGATATCGAACCAGAGTTGGGGGTTGTCATAGGAAACTCAGAGGTTGACCCTTCAACTGGTAAGAATAGCACCTCTATTGCTGGGTATGTAATTATGAACGATGTATCTGCACGGGATGTTCAGTTTCCTGATTTTCGTTTACTTTGTGGTCCAGCAAAAAGTAAAGACTTTGATAAAAGTATCGGTATTGGACCTTATTTTGTAACATCGGATGAAGTGGAGAACCCTCTATCTTTAGATGTGAGAGTGGAGATAGATAAAAACAACCGATTATCATGGCAAGGCAGTACATCTGAATATATCTCCCATCCCCAAGAGGTTGTTGACTATCTTTCTAGAATTTTCACCCCACCACCTGGAACCATTATTGGTATGGGGACGATCCCTGGGTGCTGTGGGTTAGATAACAATCAATGGTTATTACCGGGGGATGAAATAGAG is a window encoding:
- a CDS encoding fumarylacetoacetate hydrolase family protein, whose product is MKLVTFSLNNSKMEQFGIVIDDYVISFERLRYHSNLFTPLLNNINSYLQGLPESEQDARKLHAHAQEMISENNIESFLKLEQVQLLSPIPNPPAVLDFGLSPKHLLNSGYTLIEHEFKGILKPILRKVLDKALRKTIQKSSMPYYKCNHLSINGPFDTLVWPSYTSYLDIEPELGVVIGNSEVDPSTGKNSTSIAGYVIMNDVSARDVQFPDFRLLCGPAKSKDFDKSIGIGPYFVTSDEVENPLSLDVRVEIDKNNRLSWQGSTSEYISHPQEVVDYLSRIFTPPPGTIIGMGTIPGCCGLDNNQWLLPGDEIEISIKGLGTLKQFVPNELKALQSSRWKNREELKAYYKQWGSE
- a CDS encoding NAD(P)H-dependent oxidoreductase encodes the protein MFQFPFYWYSCPPLLKKWFDNVLTFGWAYGPRGDKLLGKEFMIATTTGGTEASYRSGGENTYTISEFLRPIERTLMRCNGTFLPVFVAYSVMQAKDADLAHIAEKYSKFIRGSREVLIH